The DNA region GCAAGTGGTAGATGGTGATCAAATTATGCTCATTACTGGTAAATTCATGCATGAGCGTGGCCGGTTAAAGCAAGATACGATTGTCACAACTGTGATGTCAAATATTGGTATGTATAAAGCCATGGCAGCCAATGGTATTGCATCGGTTAAAACGGCAGTCGGCGACCGGTATGTAGTAGAAGAAATGTTGAAGTCAGGATATAACCTGGGCGGTGAACAATCTGGGCATGTTGTGTTCTTAGATTGGGCAACCACAGGGACGGCATGCTGACTGCGTTGCAATTATTGTACGTGATGAAGATGACAGGACAACCGTTGTCAGAATTGGCGGCCGCTATGACTGTTTATCCACAAAAATTGGTTAATGTTAAAGTACAAGACAAAAAACTCGCATTGGAAAATCAAGCAATTCAAACAATCATTCAACAGGTTGAAGATGAAATGGGCGATGAAGGACGTGTGTTAGTGCGGCCCTCTGGGACACAAAATTTGTTGCGCGTGATGGCAGAGGCACAAACGGACGAGTTGGTGACGGCATACGTTGATCGCATTGTCTCAGTGGTGATGGCTGAAGTTGGAGTGCAAGACAATGACTGATTATCAGATCTTTGATATTGTTGAAGAAATTACTCGTCAAGATGGTACTAAATATCGTGAAATTGGCAATTTGCTGCATAATGGACAAGCTGAATACGCCGCGGAGCAGGGGTTCATTCAAGAAGTGCGGATTATGAAAATCAATATTCCACACTCGGTGAATGTTGAACGTTACGAAGCTTACGTTAACGCTAACTTTGAAATCTATCCAATGGTTGCAATTCCCAAGTGGATTGAGTGGACTAAAACACCAGAAATGGATGAAGCAATTGCGAAGATTTTAATTGAGAATCAACTCTCGTAGTCTTATGGCTGATGTCGGATTTAGCGACGTGCTGCTTGGAAAAATGAAAATTGTGTCTATACAATTGTGGATAGCTTTGATATAATTACGTCAATCTAATATACCTTTTAATTTAGTCCGAGAGGCTAATAAGGGATTTCATTTTTTTGATTGGTCAGGTTTCTTAATTGAAAACCTGACGATTGAATCGAATTTGGAAGACGGTAACCTCTCGGAGGTTACCGTTTTTTTGGTGTCAACACACATAAGGAGATTAACTGTGCAAAATTTTGTCAATATTAATGATCTGGAAAAGCATGAAATTATCGGTTTGATTAAACGTGGACTTGCATTTAAAGCAGGAACAAGCGTACCAACAGTTGCACAGCACATGGTAGCAAATTTATTCTTTGAAAATTCGACTCGGACCAATGTTAGTTTTCAAGTGGCTGAACAGAAATTAGGGTGGCAACAAGTCCGACTTGATCCTGATACCAGTTCAACGCAAAAGGGCGAAAGTTTGAGTGATACCCTCAAGACATTAAAAGCGGTTGGCGTTGATACTGTCGTTATCCGGCATGCGTTGAATGATTGGTATCGACCATTAATTGACGAACAATCTGACCTAATGCCGCATTTAGTTAATGCGGGTGACGGTAATGGTCAACATCCGTCACAAAGTTTACTGGATTTAATGACGATTTATGAAACCTTTGGGCACTTTGAAGGCCTAAAAATACGAATTATTGGTGATTTGGCGCATTCCCGGGTTGCACGCTCGAATGCTGAGGTTTTACACCAATTAGGCGCAGCTGTTTCATTTTCGGGGCCCCAAGCATGGTATCCAGATGATTTCAATCAATTTGGACAATATACGGACTTTGAAACGGACTTAGAGACATTAGACGTTATCATGCTGTTACGTGTGCAACACGAAAGAATTTCATCAGTTGAGAACGCAAACTTCTCACTTGTTGATTATCATCAAACTTATGGGTTGACTAAGGCACGGTATGAGTTGCTTAAAGCACAGGCCATAATCATGCATCCCGCCCCTGTTAATCGAGGGGTTGAAATCGATACGGACTTGGTCGAGGCGCCAAAATCTCGCATTTTTGCCCAAATGACCAATGGCGTTTATGCACGGATGGCGATTCTTGATGCGCTAGACCTGACGACATCGAATTTGAACACAATAAATTTAAAATAGAGGTAAGAAACGATGACCAAATTATTAATCCGACAGGCAAAATTACTCGTTAGTGGTAATGAGTGTGTCATCCGGGATGTGCTAATTAATGCCGGTAAAATTGACGCCATTGCGCCTGAGATAACAGTCACGGTCGATCGAACGATTGACGCCGAGGGAGCACTCTTATTGCCAGGTCTGATTGATGTCCATGTCCATTTTCGCGAACCTGGATTTACACATAAAGAAACGATTCTCACCGGTTCAAAAGCGGCAGCGCATGGTGGCTTTACAACCGTTGCAGCTATGCCAAATCTCAACCCAACGCCTTCAACTGTTGCGACCTTCAAAGCGGTTCAAGCCCAGAATACGCGCGATGGTGTTGTGCATATTGAGCAGTTTGCCACCATTTCAAATGGACTGGTCAGTCAGGAAGTTGACGATTTAACGGCATTAGCTGATGCGGGCGCAGTTGCATTTACAAATGATGGAAAAGGGGTACAAACAGCGGCTACAATGCTTGAAGCCATGCGCTTGGCAGCTGCAGTGGATAAACCGATTGTCACGCACCTGGAAGATGAAAGTTTGATGCAAAATGGCGTAATGAATTTAGGCGTCCGTGCGGCTGAACTCAAGCTACCAGGGATTGACCCATTAGCTGAGTCGAGTCAATTAGCGCGCGATTTAATGTTGGTTGACGCAACTCGTGCTCGCTATCATGTGGCCCATATTTCGACGCGTTCAGCTGTTAATTTAGTGCGGTTGGCCAAGCGAGTTGGACTGCCTGTGACCGCAGAAGTGTCACCACATCACCTACTCTTAGATGAAACTGACATTCCAGGTGATAATGCGCAATATAAAATGAACCCGCCCCTTAGGACACCTGATGATCGGGCCGCTGTTATCGCTGGCCTGTTGGACGGTACGATTGATATGGTTGCAACGGATCATGCACCACATGCCGAAGCGGAAAAAAATCAGGGCTTTTTAAAATCAGCGATGGGCATTGTTGGTATTGAAAGCAGCTTTCAGTTGATTTATACCCATTTTGTGCGAACAGGAATTGCGACTTTATCGCAAGTGGTCGCATGGATGATTGAAAATCCAGCGCGTGCTTTCGCGTTATCAGCACCGACAACAATTGCAGTTGGTCAAGTTGCCGATTTAGCCTTGTTTGATTTGGAAAAGCCATACGTTATTGACAGCGCTGATTTCTTGTCGAAAGGCAAAAACACCCCATTTATTGGTCAAACAGTTTATGGTCAAACGCAATTGACAGTTGTCGCTGGTGAAATTGTATATGAGCGGTAGTTTAGCCATTACGATAGTCAAAAGTTAATCAAACATGATTGAAAATGAAAGGTGCGATACGATGCAACGATATTTGGTGTTAGAAAATGGGTCAATCTATGAGGGTGAAGCCTTTGGTGCGGCAAAAATGGTGACAGGGGAATTAGTCTTCAATACTGGTATGACTGGTTATCAAGAGTCGTTAACTGATTTGTCGTATCACGGACAAATTTTAATGTTTACGTACCCATTAATCGGTAATTATGGCATTAATCGTGATGATTTTGAATCACTTCAACCAGCTGCAACTGCGCTGGTAGTTCGTGAAGTTGCACGACGGCCAGCTAATTGGCGGAGTCAAATGTCGTTAGCAGAATGGGCCGAGAAAATGGATTTACCAGGTATCTCGGGGGTGGATACGCGTGCGTTAACGCGTGAATTGCGGGAACATGGTGTGATGAAAGCCATATTGGTTGATGCTAATCCAGAGGCAGCGGTAGCGACTTTAAAAGCAACTGATTTATCTGAATCACAGGTCTTAGAAGTGACCGCTAAATCGCCATATGTTAATCCAACGGCGGGCATTTCAATTGCCTTAATTGATTTTGGACTGAAACACTCAATTTTAAGGGCATTGGCCAAACGTGGCGTAAATGTCATGGTTTTCCCAGCAACGGTGACAGCTCAGACGATTATTGATGCTAATCCTGATGGTATTTTGCTATCGAATGGCCCAGGAGATCCAGAGTCTGTGGCTTTCGTATTACCTGTCATTAGAGAATTACAAGCACACTTTCCGTTGATGGGGATTTGTTTAGGCCATCAGCTCTTTGCAATGGCTAATGGTGCTAAAACTTATAAGTTAAAATTTGGTCATCGTGGATTTAATCATGCGGTCTTACAGCGTCGTACTGGCAAAATCGATTTCACTTCTCAAAATCATGGCTATGCTGTCGATCCAAAGTCGCTAACTGAAACGGATTTAGAAATCACCCATGAAGAGATTAATGATCACACCATTGAAGGTTTAGCGCTAAAAGGCCATGCGGCCTTCTCGGTGCAATTTCATCCAGATGCAGCTCCAGGGCCACATGATGCGGAATATTTATTTGATGATTTTATTGCCCTAATTCAAGCGAGTCAGAAAGGATTAACTCATGCCGAAGCGAAATGATATTCAAAAAATATTAGTAATTGGGTCTGGACCAATTGTGATTGGACAAGCAGCTGAATTTGATTATTCAGGCACACAAGCGGCCATGGCCTTGAAAGAAGAGGGGTATACGGTTGTTTTAGTCAATTCGAATCCGGCAACGATTATGACTGACGTTGAGATGGCAGATAAGGTTTACATTGAACCTTTGTCACTGGCGTTTATCAAACGCATTTTGCGGCAAGAACGGCCTGATGCAATCTTGCCGACTTTGGGTGGTCAGACGGGATTGAATCTTGCTAAGGCCTTGGCAGAAGATGGCATTTTGGACGCGATGCAAATCGAACTTTTAGGAACCAAACTCTCTGCAATTGAAGAAGCTGAAGACCGAGAAGCCTTTAAGGCGTTAATGACCCGTTTGAATGAACCGATTCCAGAGTCACAAATTGCGACGACTTGTGAAGAGGCAATGGCCTTTGCAGCAAGTAATGGGTATCCGGTCATTGTTCGACCTGCTTATACTTTAGGTGGCACAGGCGGGGGAATTGCCAATAATGCTGATGAACTTGCCGAAATCGCAACGAATGGGCTGGAACTTTCACCCGTGACACAGGTGCTCATTGAACAATCGATTGCTGGTTATAAAGAAATTGAATTTGAAGTGATGCGTGATGCGAATGATAACGCATTGATTGTGGCCTCGATGGAAAATTTTGATCCGGTTGGAATTCATACGGGTGATTCCATTGTGGTGGCGCCAGTTCAAACTTTGTCCGACCGTGAATATCAGATGTTACGTGACGCGGCGTTGAAGATTATTCGGGCACTAAAAATTGAAGGTGGCGTTAATATTCAAATGGCTTTGGATCCTAAGTCATATCGGTATGACATCATTGAAGTCAATCCACGTGTTTCACGCTCGTCGGCCTTGGCTTCTAAAGCAACTGGTTATCCGATTGCTAAAATGGCAGCTAAAATTGCCGTTGGCCTACGCTTAGATGAAATCGTCAATCCCGTTACAGGCACAACAATGGCTGAATTTGAACCAGCTTTAGATTATGTGATTGCAAAGATCCCACGGTTTCCATTTGATAAATTCGTGACTGCCGACCGTCATTTAGGAACTCAGATGAAAGCAACTGGCGAAGTCATGGCCATCGGTCGTAATCTTGAGGAAGCATTAAACAAAGCGGTTCGTTCGTTAGAAATTGGCGTGATTGGATTACATGAGTTGAACTATGCAGATCAAACCACGGATGCATTGCTAGCACAAATTATGCCTGTTCAAGACGATCGCTTGTTTGTCTTGACTGAGTTATTGCGGCGGGGCATATCGATTGAACAAATCAATCAGAGGACGCAAATTGATTTGTTTTTTCTCGACAAGTTATTGCATATTGTCGAAATTGAAAAGCAGTTAAAGGCGCACCACGATGATTTAACGGTCTTAAGAATGGCCAAGCGATACGGATTTGCAGATGCAACCATTGCAGACTTTTGGCATACCGACGCCAAACTGCTTCGTGAGACACGACAACGTGCGGGGTTGTTACCAGTTTATAAAATGGTTGATACGGTCGCAGCCGAGTTTGAATCACAAACGCCTTATTATTATTCAACTTATGAAAAAGAAAATGAATCCCAAAAAAGTGATCGCGAGTCAGTTTTGGTACTCGGTTCGGGTCCAATTCGGATTGGTCAGGGGGTCGAATTTGATTATGCGACGGTTCATGCGGTCAAAGCCATTCAGGCTGCTGGCCATGAAGCGATTATTATGAATTCAAATCCCGAAACCGTTTCAACTGATTTTTCAGTCTCTGACAAACTATACTTTGAACCATTGACACTAGAAGATGTCTTAAATGTCATTGATTTAGAGCAACCTCGTGGCGTTGTCGTGCAATTTGGAGGCCAAACTGCGATTAATTTGGCAGCACCATTGATGGCAGCTGGTGTTGATATTCTAGGGACATCGGTGGCAGATTTAAATCGTGCTGAAGACCGAGAAGCCTTTGACCAAGTGATTAAGGCTTTGGACTTGCCACAACCACGAGGTAAGACAGCGACGACCGTGGCGCAAGCAATCGCTGCCGCTGATGAAGTGGGTTATCCGGTTTTGATTCGACCATCGTATGTGCTTGGTGGTCGCGCGATGGAAATTGTGACCAATGCGGCTGAACTGCAAGACTATATGCAACGTGCAGTCAAGGTGTCTAATGACCATCCAGTTTTGATTGATTCATATTTACAAGGAGATGAGGCCGAGGTTGATGTTTTGTCTGACGGTGAAACAATTATTATTCCCGGGTTAATGGAACATATTGAGCGTGCAGGGGTTCACTCAGGTGATTCAATGTCAGTTTATCCGACTCAAACCTTGTC from Weissella diestrammenae includes:
- the carB gene encoding carbamoyl-phosphate synthase large subunit, whose product is MPKRNDIQKILVIGSGPIVIGQAAEFDYSGTQAAMALKEEGYTVVLVNSNPATIMTDVEMADKVYIEPLSLAFIKRILRQERPDAILPTLGGQTGLNLAKALAEDGILDAMQIELLGTKLSAIEEAEDREAFKALMTRLNEPIPESQIATTCEEAMAFAASNGYPVIVRPAYTLGGTGGGIANNADELAEIATNGLELSPVTQVLIEQSIAGYKEIEFEVMRDANDNALIVASMENFDPVGIHTGDSIVVAPVQTLSDREYQMLRDAALKIIRALKIEGGVNIQMALDPKSYRYDIIEVNPRVSRSSALASKATGYPIAKMAAKIAVGLRLDEIVNPVTGTTMAEFEPALDYVIAKIPRFPFDKFVTADRHLGTQMKATGEVMAIGRNLEEALNKAVRSLEIGVIGLHELNYADQTTDALLAQIMPVQDDRLFVLTELLRRGISIEQINQRTQIDLFFLDKLLHIVEIEKQLKAHHDDLTVLRMAKRYGFADATIADFWHTDAKLLRETRQRAGLLPVYKMVDTVAAEFESQTPYYYSTYEKENESQKSDRESVLVLGSGPIRIGQGVEFDYATVHAVKAIQAAGHEAIIMNSNPETVSTDFSVSDKLYFEPLTLEDVLNVIDLEQPRGVVVQFGGQTAINLAAPLMAAGVDILGTSVADLNRAEDREAFDQVIKALDLPQPRGKTATTVAQAIAAADEVGYPVLIRPSYVLGGRAMEIVTNAAELQDYMQRAVKVSNDHPVLIDSYLQGDEAEVDVLSDGETIIIPGLMEHIERAGVHSGDSMSVYPTQTLSEKVKQEMVTASINLAQALKTIGMMNIQFVIHEDRAYVIEVNPRASRTVPFISKVTHTPLAQLATRVMLGEKLADLGYETGVLPENDQVHVKAPVFSFTKLPDVDSLLGPEMKSTGEVMGSDETFEKALYKAFVAANVNIPSFGRVLFTVADADKVEAAKLATRFAKQGFEIVATAGTGDYFNAHGLEVSILDKISESNQNPVTALQAGSIQLVVNTTRPDGSTESDGRAIRNAAIENAVPLFTAFDTVDALLSVLEMQGFGVTAMS
- a CDS encoding carbamoyl phosphate synthase small subunit encodes the protein MQRYLVLENGSIYEGEAFGAAKMVTGELVFNTGMTGYQESLTDLSYHGQILMFTYPLIGNYGINRDDFESLQPAATALVVREVARRPANWRSQMSLAEWAEKMDLPGISGVDTRALTRELREHGVMKAILVDANPEAAVATLKATDLSESQVLEVTAKSPYVNPTAGISIALIDFGLKHSILRALAKRGVNVMVFPATVTAQTIIDANPDGILLSNGPGDPESVAFVLPVIRELQAHFPLMGICLGHQLFAMANGAKTYKLKFGHRGFNHAVLQRRTGKIDFTSQNHGYAVDPKSLTETDLEITHEEINDHTIEGLALKGHAAFSVQFHPDAAPGPHDAEYLFDDFIALIQASQKGLTHAEAK
- a CDS encoding aspartate carbamoyltransferase catalytic subunit; this translates as MQNFVNINDLEKHEIIGLIKRGLAFKAGTSVPTVAQHMVANLFFENSTRTNVSFQVAEQKLGWQQVRLDPDTSSTQKGESLSDTLKTLKAVGVDTVVIRHALNDWYRPLIDEQSDLMPHLVNAGDGNGQHPSQSLLDLMTIYETFGHFEGLKIRIIGDLAHSRVARSNAEVLHQLGAAVSFSGPQAWYPDDFNQFGQYTDFETDLETLDVIMLLRVQHERISSVENANFSLVDYHQTYGLTKARYELLKAQAIIMHPAPVNRGVEIDTDLVEAPKSRIFAQMTNGVYARMAILDALDLTTSNLNTINLK
- a CDS encoding dihydroorotase, with amino-acid sequence MTKLLIRQAKLLVSGNECVIRDVLINAGKIDAIAPEITVTVDRTIDAEGALLLPGLIDVHVHFREPGFTHKETILTGSKAAAHGGFTTVAAMPNLNPTPSTVATFKAVQAQNTRDGVVHIEQFATISNGLVSQEVDDLTALADAGAVAFTNDGKGVQTAATMLEAMRLAAAVDKPIVTHLEDESLMQNGVMNLGVRAAELKLPGIDPLAESSQLARDLMLVDATRARYHVAHISTRSAVNLVRLAKRVGLPVTAEVSPHHLLLDETDIPGDNAQYKMNPPLRTPDDRAAVIAGLLDGTIDMVATDHAPHAEAEKNQGFLKSAMGIVGIESSFQLIYTHFVRTGIATLSQVVAWMIENPARAFALSAPTTIAVGQVADLALFDLEKPYVIDSADFLSKGKNTPFIGQTVYGQTQLTVVAGEIVYER